The Arthrobacter alpinus genome contains a region encoding:
- a CDS encoding DEAD/DEAH box helicase family protein: protein MLVPSGKKARAQANMAAIELMQALDVAGRYATAAEQEVLAQWSSWGAVPEIFESWREEWSPERSRLESLLSESERGAAAATTVNAHYTDPAIATAMWTALGRAGFTGGPVLEPGCGSGNFIGLAPSSARMVGVELDPVTARIASYLYPNSQVRAEGLEKAALPENSFHATIGNVPFGNFSVFDARHNPNGLNIHNYFIAKSLRLTAPGGYVAVVTSAFTMDAAGTKARREIARYGDLVGAVRLPAKAFSRVSGTEVVADVLILRRRPDESVPDEHAINAWVETATTGATHKTTGEIVDVSINKYFADHPENVLGEVIVGQGQYNELTVSVRERAGVDLAAAVESRLSAIVDAAKNTALEYAPVPAITAQQSQEVFAPGLTVRAAVGKVRVGSMRINGVGDGVERRTADGLWEAWVRPRGNKVTLTEIKALVDLKSHARAVIESQRHGAPLEDRDSARQALNVAYDNYSFHFGPINRFTLGPERQASKAHIGKRLKEAESSWRESLPADLSARERSRHDVPEYVQAQWIQDASEPIPGTKVQEHLVFLGGDADLGVLLALESFDDDTQKAKKTAVFSQDVVAVTPQRDSAESPADALAICLDEHRVVRLDRIAELLGVDEDTARERLGTLVFDEPGTGNLVAGVTYLSGNVRTKLAIARQHYEVDTRFGVNVDLLSSVMPEDIEGHEINIRPGVRYISEGDYVAFCEEVFQVTPTVSADPVDQAWEVKGPPKSKFDAVVQFQYGTDDRSPTQLLTLVMNNRSVSVKRTIEDLEGNKRQVEDVKATMEAREKANTISDAFAVWALADPDRAARIVASYNEAFNSYVQPDYTAMGEAMAFPGLGTQFNPHAYQRTAVARILNEPSCLLDHVVGAGKTGTMIMATMELRRTGIARKPWIVVPNHLVSQVAREFNEWYPMANVLPIPAGEGPDARRKWVAASAASDWDAVIAPYSVFGKIEVDPNKSKVWLEEEISELRAAKDLPSDGEKDRVRTKKLEAAIKRLEVRHEKLISNKDIGTTFEETGADYLFVDEAHNFKNLRRSSDFQELGHVGSQRASDIDYKLRSLRELKTEVAVRSGVNPLTYQPAVATFATGTPVANSMAEMWVMQRYLRPDLLAAAKLHSVDAWGNQFTRAQTRMELTPAGDSYKPVNRLVKFVNVHELLKLNQQFTSTVTSDDITAALPSIAGGARRAISRPASDQVVDYMKELAHRANNLPTDPSEDNLLKIMNDGRAAALDGRLKDLDGDEDGGRATMVAAEIIRVHNLTKDRVYTDKLGDTSPIPGGLQLVFCDRSIPRADGSFSMYEAVAAELVEAGMEREKISFIHDAEDDAAKDRLFARARAGQVSVLIGSTERMGTGTNVQLRCTAIHHMDIPWRPADIEQREGRAIRQGNQNSEVEIVNYITEGTFDQRMWSVVARKAAFIGQVKNGKLDAREVDDVSSDFVLMAGEMQALASGDERMIQYANLANDVATLESLQRSFWDTRKALTREQHQLEAFEKTANEHQRIWADVLPTLKDTSGENFSMVVAGKTLTARVEAGNALKHQIGNVLVAFRGGDAKVVPAGQLGGTGVMLRREFNGTRIEFVGLPEISVFVSDSSLSEGVDSAGLIRRMENVLGSLEEHIGRSQTRTTESRVRVDQIAVALKHEFPRQKDLDEAKAKMEALGDDLGLNMATAPDDALNLEQATEVTTLDGAELTQLYKDTASVRGRDLRVGDVVSGVGKAGTWRVTASGQWDVELAKAGASDSTDESTLSLRGNDEVVLITRDHSALNEMECMLLNVPETDLVVWDRRVPADGHQVSMWGRPMRYERQHWITTHDAEPELLTGELVRDEPLWIVTDSHGKQSRVEVRGYGQLATPVILHNVRDPEAEALEAVARAVREAEDAATLRKSDLLPGDTLLEDVPELGHRGDVISFHRYGSYSLVDPHSGMERKLGHYKPQRVKVQEGRKLAEHEIAALYENGLTFDVNELRVGDVVVSTEIDRKATIKNDVVITSVNRGGLVGIRYRPVDEPRAESTSCKRKSGADVTVLSRRYGALDNVERAKLRAPGKVTELRLRDLSPEVYGSWVGFEGYLNMDKSYGSNRFHIGQLIEVKERPTMGPRGDFTWEATVETTDGSRKRVGFYGPHVQTVLWDGDLPERPIDRIGMTLEPETVTQSSLELPAPEPSATAEPSTLAAAAALESLPAVTASSGNEVNQVMRGHAFYPASSFTEQEGLSDRQQLVREHFFLGGNDWWVTEYDQESKITTGFTVLNGDAPNGEYGDFSLEELEQFRRGLGVIERDLHWEPVTLAQARSSKYPDVFPPERSLDSAAAGQEFLDSHLSVTTVELPAPTSEKGPELTGAAATVDPVIAPRAITSSGEEPVDVLTPEPQVPAEPLTDARIVKIAHTKNGSLVTNTDKADTATVSLLKEQGFKWSARISSWYLNRGWKTETRDSRVRGLAMGLAAQGRAFAFEPAVGERLISTLTAGDLVRIADEQHLIISDTGLNTGRPLTGYGEVIGRVASTPARYGGAVEIVVSNDEREYSLRFRGKTGEERTVEVLSADQAIQWGERSSTDRAQLGVWLDRNVGVPIEEVTAGSVVSLTARTFDLETLRDIVSESFQRVTVLSTHPGEGGDLTLWTVQGEVDPAPVILQVGEFHDGNAVIHSWGDDDFAAITDKAPTVLKTTMDTVLNGDYVSVEGAAPHTVGSRLSRHLILNGTLVSAEDARDGRVEITVSTDQELQSVYANGDLPDIDVIRIIKPEIEPTPTVAAVPAQNPEPVQARATAGPTQEEESMSTETTGMPNVVEEEPVAVEEAQPNAPIEVAVNRKTNIRPVLGVRTGDILVNNAGIRVEVLALERDGYEVSLGIRRLDSSQDPQRITVPTNQRFRVEEPEPETEQGVGQAPSVDHTVDPITEATDPRIGLN from the coding sequence GTGCTTGTCCCGTCGGGGAAGAAGGCTCGCGCCCAGGCGAACATGGCGGCCATTGAGCTCATGCAGGCCCTTGATGTTGCTGGCAGGTATGCGACAGCTGCCGAGCAAGAGGTATTGGCCCAGTGGTCATCCTGGGGAGCCGTTCCAGAAATATTTGAATCGTGGCGTGAGGAATGGTCCCCAGAACGATCCAGGCTGGAATCACTTCTCAGCGAGAGTGAGCGTGGAGCCGCCGCTGCGACCACGGTGAACGCTCACTACACTGACCCTGCCATTGCGACGGCGATGTGGACCGCACTAGGCAGGGCCGGCTTCACCGGCGGGCCCGTATTGGAACCAGGCTGCGGATCAGGAAACTTCATTGGCCTAGCCCCCTCATCTGCACGCATGGTCGGTGTCGAGCTGGACCCGGTGACAGCAAGGATCGCCTCCTACCTTTACCCCAATTCTCAGGTACGGGCGGAGGGTTTAGAAAAGGCTGCCCTACCGGAGAATTCGTTCCACGCCACCATCGGCAATGTTCCCTTTGGGAACTTCTCAGTTTTTGATGCCCGGCACAATCCCAATGGGCTGAACATCCACAACTACTTCATTGCTAAATCCCTGCGTCTGACAGCCCCGGGCGGATACGTCGCCGTGGTCACCAGTGCGTTCACCATGGACGCTGCAGGAACGAAAGCGCGGCGAGAGATTGCCCGCTATGGCGATCTGGTGGGTGCGGTACGTTTGCCGGCTAAGGCCTTCTCGCGCGTCTCTGGAACGGAAGTTGTCGCTGACGTTCTGATTCTTCGTCGGCGTCCTGACGAGAGCGTTCCGGATGAACATGCCATCAACGCCTGGGTGGAGACCGCCACCACCGGTGCAACGCACAAGACTACGGGCGAAATCGTTGATGTCTCGATCAATAAATACTTCGCGGATCATCCGGAGAATGTGCTTGGCGAGGTCATTGTTGGACAGGGTCAGTACAACGAGCTCACCGTGTCCGTGCGCGAACGAGCAGGAGTCGATTTGGCGGCCGCCGTCGAATCCCGCCTTTCCGCGATCGTGGATGCTGCAAAGAATACTGCCCTTGAATACGCCCCAGTTCCGGCCATTACTGCCCAACAAAGCCAAGAGGTCTTTGCGCCGGGGCTGACAGTGAGGGCCGCGGTCGGGAAAGTCCGTGTCGGATCCATGCGGATCAATGGTGTTGGCGACGGCGTGGAACGCCGCACCGCTGATGGGTTGTGGGAAGCGTGGGTACGTCCCCGCGGCAATAAGGTGACCTTGACTGAAATCAAGGCACTGGTGGACCTGAAATCACATGCCAGGGCCGTGATTGAATCACAGCGTCACGGTGCTCCCCTTGAAGACCGCGACAGTGCCCGGCAAGCACTGAACGTCGCCTACGACAACTATTCCTTCCACTTCGGACCCATCAATCGCTTCACACTGGGTCCTGAGCGTCAGGCAAGCAAAGCCCACATCGGGAAGCGGTTGAAGGAAGCTGAATCCAGCTGGCGTGAATCCCTGCCGGCAGACCTCAGCGCCAGGGAGAGATCACGGCATGACGTCCCTGAGTATGTTCAGGCACAGTGGATTCAGGACGCCAGTGAACCTATCCCCGGGACGAAGGTTCAGGAGCATTTAGTGTTCTTGGGTGGCGACGCTGACCTTGGTGTTTTGCTGGCCTTGGAATCGTTCGACGACGATACCCAAAAAGCGAAAAAGACAGCTGTTTTCAGCCAGGACGTCGTAGCCGTCACTCCACAACGAGACTCGGCAGAATCACCAGCCGATGCGTTGGCTATCTGCTTGGACGAGCATCGGGTCGTCCGTCTTGATCGAATTGCCGAGCTACTCGGAGTCGATGAGGACACTGCCCGTGAGCGTCTTGGAACGCTGGTGTTCGATGAACCAGGAACGGGCAACCTCGTGGCTGGGGTGACGTATCTATCGGGCAATGTACGCACGAAACTTGCCATCGCACGGCAGCACTATGAAGTAGATACCCGCTTCGGAGTCAACGTGGATCTACTCTCCTCTGTTATGCCTGAGGATATTGAGGGCCATGAAATCAATATCCGCCCCGGGGTCCGCTACATATCCGAAGGTGACTACGTAGCGTTCTGCGAAGAAGTCTTCCAAGTCACTCCCACAGTCAGCGCAGACCCGGTGGACCAGGCGTGGGAGGTCAAGGGTCCTCCCAAGTCAAAGTTCGATGCGGTGGTGCAATTCCAATACGGAACGGACGATCGCTCACCAACCCAGCTCTTGACCTTGGTGATGAACAATCGCTCGGTGAGCGTCAAGCGCACCATTGAAGACCTCGAGGGCAACAAACGCCAGGTCGAGGACGTGAAAGCCACGATGGAGGCCAGGGAGAAAGCCAACACCATTTCTGATGCCTTCGCAGTGTGGGCGTTGGCGGATCCGGATCGGGCCGCCAGGATTGTGGCCTCCTACAATGAGGCCTTCAACTCCTACGTCCAGCCTGACTACACAGCCATGGGCGAAGCCATGGCGTTTCCGGGCCTGGGCACCCAATTCAACCCTCACGCTTATCAACGCACTGCCGTGGCCAGGATCCTCAATGAGCCCTCTTGCCTGTTGGACCATGTAGTTGGTGCCGGCAAGACCGGCACCATGATCATGGCCACGATGGAACTGCGTCGAACCGGCATTGCCAGGAAACCGTGGATTGTCGTCCCCAACCATCTGGTGTCCCAAGTAGCCCGTGAGTTCAACGAGTGGTATCCGATGGCCAATGTCCTGCCGATTCCTGCCGGCGAAGGGCCGGACGCACGCAGGAAGTGGGTAGCGGCCAGTGCTGCCAGTGATTGGGATGCTGTCATTGCCCCGTATTCGGTTTTCGGGAAGATCGAGGTTGACCCTAACAAGTCCAAGGTCTGGCTTGAAGAGGAGATCTCCGAGTTAAGGGCCGCGAAGGACCTGCCCAGCGATGGTGAGAAGGATCGGGTCCGTACCAAGAAGCTCGAAGCAGCAATCAAACGTTTGGAGGTCCGGCATGAAAAGCTCATCTCCAACAAAGACATTGGAACGACCTTTGAAGAGACAGGGGCCGACTACTTGTTTGTCGATGAGGCCCACAACTTCAAGAACCTGCGCCGCAGCAGTGACTTCCAGGAACTGGGTCATGTTGGTTCGCAGCGAGCTTCGGATATTGACTACAAGCTCAGAAGTTTGCGCGAGTTGAAAACGGAGGTTGCGGTTCGCTCCGGTGTTAACCCTCTGACCTACCAGCCCGCGGTGGCCACGTTCGCCACGGGAACTCCCGTGGCGAACTCCATGGCAGAAATGTGGGTTATGCAGCGCTACCTGCGTCCTGACCTTTTGGCGGCCGCCAAGCTGCACAGCGTAGATGCCTGGGGGAACCAGTTCACCCGCGCTCAGACACGCATGGAGCTCACCCCTGCCGGGGACAGCTATAAGCCAGTCAACCGCTTGGTGAAGTTCGTCAATGTTCATGAATTGCTGAAACTGAATCAACAGTTCACCTCCACGGTTACCAGTGATGACATCACGGCGGCATTGCCGAGCATTGCTGGGGGAGCCCGTCGAGCTATCAGCCGCCCCGCCAGTGACCAGGTGGTCGACTACATGAAGGAGCTGGCGCACCGGGCTAACAACCTGCCCACTGACCCCAGTGAAGATAACCTGCTCAAGATCATGAATGACGGTCGTGCCGCAGCACTGGATGGACGGCTCAAGGATCTTGATGGTGATGAAGATGGAGGCAGGGCCACGATGGTGGCCGCCGAAATTATCAGGGTGCACAACCTCACCAAGGATCGTGTCTACACGGACAAGTTGGGGGACACCTCCCCTATACCTGGGGGGCTGCAACTGGTCTTCTGTGACAGGTCAATCCCGCGCGCCGATGGCAGCTTCTCCATGTATGAAGCCGTTGCTGCAGAACTCGTCGAAGCCGGGATGGAGCGGGAAAAGATTTCGTTCATTCACGATGCTGAGGACGACGCCGCGAAGGATCGTCTCTTTGCTCGCGCCAGGGCAGGACAGGTCAGTGTGCTGATCGGTTCCACCGAACGCATGGGCACCGGAACCAACGTTCAACTCCGGTGCACGGCCATTCACCACATGGATATTCCCTGGAGGCCTGCCGATATTGAGCAGCGAGAAGGCCGGGCGATTCGTCAAGGCAATCAGAACTCCGAGGTTGAAATCGTCAACTACATCACAGAAGGCACCTTCGATCAGCGCATGTGGTCCGTGGTGGCACGCAAGGCTGCGTTCATCGGACAGGTCAAAAACGGCAAGCTCGACGCCCGTGAAGTCGATGATGTCTCCAGTGACTTTGTGCTCATGGCCGGTGAAATGCAGGCGCTAGCATCCGGGGATGAGCGCATGATCCAGTACGCGAACCTCGCCAACGATGTGGCGACCCTGGAGTCCCTGCAACGCTCATTCTGGGATACCCGGAAAGCACTGACTCGTGAACAGCATCAGTTGGAGGCTTTCGAGAAGACAGCCAACGAACATCAGCGGATCTGGGCAGATGTTCTGCCGACATTGAAAGATACCAGCGGAGAGAATTTTTCCATGGTCGTGGCCGGGAAAACCTTGACTGCCAGGGTCGAAGCGGGAAATGCTCTCAAACACCAGATCGGCAATGTGCTCGTGGCTTTCCGTGGTGGTGACGCCAAGGTCGTCCCGGCAGGACAGCTAGGAGGTACCGGTGTCATGCTGCGCCGGGAATTCAACGGCACTCGCATCGAGTTTGTTGGACTTCCGGAAATCTCTGTCTTTGTTAGTGACAGCTCGCTCAGCGAGGGCGTCGATTCAGCCGGGTTGATTCGCCGGATGGAAAACGTATTGGGCAGCCTGGAAGAACATATTGGCCGGTCCCAGACAAGAACCACTGAATCCAGAGTGCGGGTGGATCAGATAGCGGTCGCCTTGAAGCATGAGTTCCCGCGACAGAAAGACTTGGACGAGGCCAAGGCCAAGATGGAGGCTTTGGGCGATGATCTGGGGCTGAATATGGCCACCGCTCCTGACGATGCCCTCAACCTTGAACAGGCCACCGAAGTCACGACTCTCGACGGTGCTGAACTGACCCAGTTGTATAAGGACACAGCATCCGTCAGGGGCCGTGATCTGCGGGTCGGGGATGTGGTCTCAGGGGTGGGAAAGGCGGGGACCTGGCGAGTAACCGCCAGCGGCCAATGGGACGTCGAACTGGCAAAAGCTGGGGCCAGCGACAGTACGGACGAATCGACTTTGAGTTTGCGGGGAAACGATGAGGTGGTTTTGATTACTCGGGATCATTCCGCTCTCAATGAGATGGAATGCATGCTCCTGAACGTTCCAGAGACTGATCTGGTGGTGTGGGATCGCAGGGTGCCGGCAGACGGGCACCAGGTGAGTATGTGGGGCCGGCCCATGCGCTATGAACGCCAGCATTGGATCACTACCCACGATGCAGAACCAGAGTTGCTCACAGGTGAGCTTGTCAGGGACGAACCTCTCTGGATCGTTACCGACTCCCACGGCAAGCAGAGCCGGGTGGAAGTTCGCGGATACGGGCAACTGGCTACCCCCGTGATTCTCCACAATGTCCGCGACCCCGAAGCAGAAGCCTTGGAGGCCGTCGCCCGGGCCGTGAGGGAGGCAGAAGACGCAGCGACTTTGCGCAAGAGTGATCTGCTCCCCGGAGACACTTTGCTGGAGGATGTTCCGGAACTTGGTCACCGGGGGGACGTAATTTCTTTCCACCGCTACGGCTCCTATTCCTTGGTCGATCCGCACAGTGGGATGGAACGCAAGCTTGGTCACTACAAACCTCAACGGGTCAAGGTGCAGGAAGGTCGCAAGCTCGCCGAACATGAAATCGCAGCTCTGTATGAAAATGGGCTGACGTTCGATGTCAATGAGCTTCGCGTCGGTGACGTCGTGGTGTCTACGGAAATTGATCGTAAGGCCACCATCAAGAATGACGTCGTGATCACCTCCGTCAATCGTGGGGGACTGGTCGGGATTAGGTACCGGCCCGTGGATGAACCCCGGGCAGAAAGCACTTCGTGCAAGCGAAAGTCCGGCGCAGATGTCACGGTGCTGTCGCGTCGATACGGCGCTCTGGACAACGTAGAGCGCGCCAAGCTGCGCGCTCCCGGAAAAGTGACTGAGCTGCGCCTGCGGGACCTCAGCCCAGAAGTCTATGGGTCATGGGTCGGGTTCGAGGGCTACCTGAACATGGACAAGTCCTACGGCTCCAATCGTTTCCATATCGGGCAACTCATTGAAGTCAAGGAACGACCCACGATGGGGCCGCGAGGCGACTTCACGTGGGAGGCCACCGTTGAGACAACGGACGGCTCCAGGAAGCGGGTGGGCTTTTACGGTCCGCACGTTCAGACAGTCCTTTGGGACGGTGACCTTCCCGAAAGGCCCATTGACCGCATCGGTATGACCCTAGAGCCCGAGACGGTAACTCAATCTTCACTTGAGCTGCCAGCTCCGGAGCCCTCCGCGACAGCTGAACCATCCACGTTGGCTGCGGCCGCCGCGCTCGAATCACTACCCGCGGTCACGGCCAGCAGTGGGAACGAGGTCAACCAGGTGATGCGTGGCCACGCCTTCTACCCAGCCAGCAGCTTCACTGAACAGGAAGGTCTCTCTGATCGTCAGCAGCTCGTGCGGGAGCACTTCTTCCTGGGCGGGAATGACTGGTGGGTCACCGAATACGATCAAGAATCAAAGATTACTACCGGGTTTACGGTGCTCAATGGGGATGCCCCCAATGGAGAGTACGGGGATTTCTCCCTTGAAGAACTGGAGCAATTCAGGCGCGGACTGGGAGTGATTGAGAGGGATCTCCACTGGGAACCAGTCACGCTCGCCCAGGCACGGAGTAGCAAGTACCCAGATGTGTTCCCGCCTGAGCGCAGTCTGGACTCTGCAGCTGCGGGCCAGGAGTTTCTTGACTCGCACCTCAGCGTGACAACGGTGGAGCTGCCTGCCCCAACGTCCGAGAAGGGTCCAGAACTGACCGGAGCCGCAGCCACAGTCGACCCGGTGATTGCACCCCGCGCTATCACCAGCAGTGGTGAAGAACCAGTTGATGTCCTGACGCCGGAACCTCAGGTTCCTGCTGAACCACTAACGGATGCCCGAATCGTGAAGATCGCCCACACCAAGAACGGGTCGTTGGTCACCAACACCGACAAGGCCGACACCGCCACGGTTTCCTTGCTCAAGGAACAGGGGTTCAAGTGGTCTGCACGGATCAGTTCCTGGTACCTCAATCGGGGGTGGAAGACTGAAACGCGCGATAGTCGGGTACGGGGGCTGGCCATGGGGTTGGCAGCTCAGGGCCGTGCGTTCGCCTTTGAGCCGGCCGTTGGTGAGCGCCTTATCAGCACGCTGACTGCTGGGGACCTGGTGAGGATTGCTGACGAGCAGCATCTGATCATCTCCGACACGGGCCTGAACACCGGACGCCCTCTGACCGGATATGGCGAAGTCATTGGTCGCGTGGCATCTACTCCGGCCCGCTACGGTGGTGCTGTCGAAATCGTCGTGAGCAATGACGAACGAGAGTACAGCCTTCGTTTCCGTGGAAAGACGGGGGAGGAGCGCACCGTTGAAGTTCTCAGTGCCGACCAGGCTATCCAGTGGGGTGAGCGGTCTTCCACTGATCGTGCGCAGCTCGGGGTGTGGTTGGACAGGAACGTGGGTGTCCCCATAGAGGAGGTGACGGCTGGATCTGTCGTATCCCTGACGGCGAGAACTTTCGACTTGGAAACACTGCGGGATATTGTTTCTGAGTCTTTCCAGCGCGTCACTGTCCTCTCCACCCATCCAGGGGAGGGTGGAGACCTGACGCTGTGGACGGTTCAGGGTGAAGTTGATCCAGCACCGGTGATACTGCAGGTGGGAGAGTTCCACGACGGCAACGCCGTGATCCATTCCTGGGGTGACGATGACTTTGCAGCAATCACTGACAAGGCGCCCACCGTTCTCAAAACGACGATGGACACAGTCCTCAATGGTGACTACGTCAGTGTCGAGGGAGCAGCGCCACACACCGTGGGCAGCCGGCTCTCCCGGCACCTGATCCTGAACGGCACGCTAGTCAGTGCAGAAGATGCCCGCGACGGAAGGGTCGAGATCACCGTCAGCACGGACCAAGAGCTCCAGAGCGTCTATGCAAACGGGGACCTGCCGGACATAGACGTCATCAGGATTATTAAGCCGGAAATCGAGCCCACACCAACGGTGGCGGCTGTCCCGGCGCAGAATCCTGAACCGGTGCAGGCCAGGGCGACAGCCGGGCCTACCCAAGAGGAAGAGAGCATGTCCACGGAGACCACGGGAATGCCCAACGTCGTTGAAGAGGAACCGGTGGCCGTCGAGGAGGCCCAGCCAAATGCACCAATTGAAGTAGCTGTGAACCGGAAAACCAATATTCGCCCGGTCTTGGGAGTGAGGACAGGCGACATTCTGGTCAACAATGCCGGCATCAGGGTAGAGGTACTGGCCTTGGAACGAGATGGATATGAGGTCAGCCTAGGCATCAGGCGCCTCGACTCCAGCCAAGATCCTCAAAGAATCACCGTGCCAACCAATCAGCGATTCCGGGTTGAAGAGCCGGAACCAGAAACGGAGCAGGGTGTTGGACAAGCGCCCTCGGTAGATCATACGGTCGATCCGATCACCGAAGCGACCGATCCAAGGATTGGGCTCAACTAA
- a CDS encoding low temperature requirement protein A produces MTSDTERFHSRLRVRMRARATDEPNRASSQLELLFDLTFVVAIASITAQLAHGIEQGQGIQTIAPFLQVFFAIWWAWMNFTWFASSFDTDDAPYRLLTMLQMGGVLVLAAGVPAAFNDGDFLVVTLGYLLMRLGLIAQWIRAAVEDPTSRRTALRYATGIAVVQLGWILRLLLQQANLLPAQIQLASFVTLAVAELFVPMWAERHRRTSWHPHHMAERYGLFVIILLGESVLAASTGVAASLNAGGVSGALITISVSGLVILFALWWIYFLEPIGEGLSANRDKSYFWGYCHYAIFAVLAALGAGLEVAVEQTGHHLEVSAATAAYGVAIPAGLFLLLFWAVHRPVITHQVVHPSVIIPAGVIVLALPLSVSLIGVVGVVATIAAVCALVVGVTTIRRTNVHESN; encoded by the coding sequence ATGACATCTGACACTGAACGGTTCCACAGTCGATTGCGCGTGCGGATGCGTGCCCGTGCGACCGATGAGCCTAACCGCGCTTCTAGCCAGTTAGAGCTTCTGTTCGATCTCACCTTCGTTGTTGCAATCGCGAGCATCACAGCGCAGCTAGCTCACGGCATTGAGCAAGGGCAGGGCATTCAGACGATTGCGCCGTTTCTGCAGGTGTTTTTCGCGATCTGGTGGGCGTGGATGAATTTCACTTGGTTCGCGTCGTCGTTTGATACCGACGATGCGCCCTATCGGTTGCTAACGATGTTGCAAATGGGCGGGGTGCTTGTTCTGGCTGCCGGCGTTCCTGCCGCGTTCAACGATGGCGACTTTCTGGTCGTGACGCTGGGGTATCTCCTCATGCGGCTTGGCCTGATCGCCCAATGGATTCGTGCGGCCGTGGAAGATCCGACTAGTAGGAGAACTGCGTTACGATATGCGACTGGCATCGCAGTCGTTCAGCTCGGGTGGATCTTGCGATTGTTGTTGCAACAGGCCAATCTCCTGCCCGCTCAGATTCAACTGGCCTCGTTCGTCACACTCGCGGTTGCCGAACTCTTCGTTCCAATGTGGGCTGAACGCCATCGCCGCACGAGCTGGCACCCTCATCACATGGCAGAACGCTACGGACTCTTCGTGATCATTCTGCTAGGTGAGAGCGTTCTTGCCGCTTCAACAGGGGTGGCGGCGTCGCTGAACGCTGGAGGAGTCAGCGGAGCATTGATTACTATCTCTGTCTCAGGACTGGTGATACTTTTTGCGCTCTGGTGGATCTACTTTCTGGAACCCATCGGTGAAGGGCTCTCCGCGAATCGGGACAAATCCTATTTCTGGGGATACTGCCACTACGCCATTTTCGCGGTGCTCGCCGCACTCGGTGCAGGACTCGAAGTCGCGGTCGAACAGACCGGCCACCATCTCGAAGTCTCGGCCGCGACCGCGGCGTACGGTGTCGCTATACCGGCTGGCCTGTTTCTACTCTTATTCTGGGCTGTCCACCGGCCAGTCATCACACACCAGGTCGTTCACCCATCAGTAATAATCCCCGCAGGGGTAATAGTCCTGGCCCTGCCACTGAGTGTCTCTCTCATCGGAGTTGTCGGCGTCGTTGCCACGATCGCCGCCGTATGTGCACTGGTGGTCGGGGTGACAACTATCAGGCGCACAAACGTGCACGAGTCGAACTAG
- a CDS encoding TetR/AcrR family transcriptional regulator, whose protein sequence is MTDVTPLDAQPHYTPGAAKLLAAASDLFYREGIHAVGVDAIASAAGVTKKTLYDRFGSKDALIVAYLRERDARWRQYLEAELAHQPKGSIERILAVFDASGRWAVDNCEKGCSAINAHAEMNDPVHPVAVETTRQKKWLRDLLEQLCTEASIADAKKAANTMMLLYEGALVTTGMGTFSGPFTTARESAAHILTALNAKCDLEVQ, encoded by the coding sequence ATGACTGATGTGACACCACTCGATGCACAACCGCACTACACGCCGGGGGCCGCGAAATTGCTCGCGGCCGCCTCGGACCTCTTTTACCGTGAGGGAATTCATGCAGTGGGTGTTGATGCGATTGCATCTGCCGCAGGGGTAACGAAGAAGACGCTGTACGACAGGTTCGGATCCAAGGACGCACTGATCGTCGCTTACCTGCGCGAGCGGGATGCCCGCTGGCGGCAGTACCTGGAAGCGGAACTCGCCCATCAGCCCAAAGGCAGCATCGAACGCATCTTGGCGGTCTTTGACGCTTCCGGGCGGTGGGCGGTCGACAACTGCGAGAAGGGCTGTAGCGCCATCAATGCTCACGCTGAGATGAACGACCCCGTACACCCGGTCGCAGTCGAGACAACGCGCCAGAAGAAGTGGTTACGCGACCTGCTCGAGCAACTCTGCACTGAGGCCTCCATCGCTGACGCCAAAAAAGCTGCTAACACTATGATGCTGCTTTACGAAGGAGCCCTCGTTACTACCGGAATGGGAACATTCAGCGGGCCTTTTACCACCGCCCGCGAGTCGGCAGCTCATATACTCACTGCCCTGAATGCCAAATGCGATCTAGAAGTTCAATGA